One Oryctolagus cuniculus chromosome 7, mOryCun1.1, whole genome shotgun sequence genomic window, aaaatgtgctcATTAAACGCTTCCTCTAAAGGTGGTTTCATTCAGTTCTGTGGTCTCTCGGCTTCAGAAAGGGTTATACTGCATTCTCATAGAAAAAGCCTGATGAGATGCTGCATTGTATTTTTGTCATGAGGTAGAACACAAACATACTTGCTTGTCTTTACTGACGTCAGCTCCCATCAGTGTAAGAAAATGCCTAAGAGTGAAACCTGCATTTCTGCGTAAAAGCCACCTTCCTGTGCTTAAAAGTTGCCGTCGAGTGGCTGAGCGCTGCCTCCATCTTGAGTGTGTATGTCGTGCATTATTGCCGTGTACTACAGACCAACCACAAATGTTCCCATCTAGGCTCTGGTATTTGTGTGAATATAGGTTTGTTTATAAACAAGAATACACAAGCATCTCTGTATAGTTCTAGCAAAATTCCATCTATTCCTGTGTTCAATAAAGTTAGATTTTTATGTAACAGAATAGTTTTACTATCTGTTTGTCTGGGAGTATGTCAGAGAAGCCAGAGTTTTAGGGGAGGATTGTTTTATTTACCCCAAAAGTAAGGAGCCAGGGCAAAGTGCCTGTGATCTGCATTACTGTACTGTCCTGGATGTGTTAGCCAGTATAGTTTTGAATATGCAATTagacacaaaaaggaaaaatctaaCATTAATAGGATCTGTGGAAGTGGTGGGATTCAGAGTAAGCATGCAGAAACGGCTTACTGACGTGGGCCAGGAAAACCAGACCAGTGGAAAACAGTGGGCACTTAGGATACGGAAGTTTTGGCAGCGTTTCAGAACACTTGAGGGAAGAAGggtttttaatgatattgataaCTATAAATACCTAAAGATCTCGATGTAGAAAAAGTACACAGGGACAGAAGACAGGGATGGACCTCCATTATAACCTAAGTGGGGGAGTAATATTAAATGGTGATCAGTTTTAACTACATAAAATAAGTGTTTATGTGGTAAGAAAACCCCCACCATAACCAAAAACAGATAATGCATGTGAGAAAACTACTACTTGGGAACAGAAGTTCATGGGCAAAGAAATGTAAGGACACTCCTCTTGTTCAGAAGAGTAACACTGAAACACAAAACATTCTTAACAGTCACTGAAAAAACCCAGTAGTTTGACACACTGGAGGATTGAGGCTGTGGAGAAATAGGGACATATACGGGGCAGTGAAATGAAAAGGTTAAAACTGGAAAGTACTTGGTAATGCCAACCATAATCAGTCACTTAGCCTCTGACCTGAAAGTCTAGCCTGgggcagtgctgtgacacagtggccaagctgcaacctgcagcacaggcttcccatgtgggtgccagtttgagtcctggctgctccacctctgatccacctctgatccagctccctgctaatgcacctgggaaagcagtggaggacggcccaagtgctccagcccatgcacccacaggggggacctggaagaagctcctggttccacctggcccagccatttggaaagtgaaaaggggatggaaggtctctcttctaACTCCATCCTtcaagtgaattttttaaagatacagtgGCAAATGTCGAGACACCTGTCAACAGGGAACCAGCTGGATCAAGGCGCAAAAAGGTGGGCGCTGTGCACTGATGGTCAGCAGTACAGCCTAAGTGGGAAGGCAGTGTGGTAAACGCTGGTGTGCATACCACCTCTGTGAGGGAGTAGGGAAGGGCTAGAAATGTGGACACCCATTTTGCCCTTAGGTTTGCTTGTGTTTCAAGAACTGGAAGGGTAAACCAAAAACCAAAAGTTTGTTACCAATAGAGGAAGGAAGGCCGGCCGCTGGGACAGAAGTGATGCTCCTGCAAATGGACCTTTTATGTCATATTTTTGAAGTCCTAAAGTTTGAAACAAGCCTAATTCATGGTTTCAGTCCACTGTAATTAAACATTTATCTCAGACTGGGTAATCTGTAAATGCTGGAGATTTAGCTCACAGTGTTGGAGCCTAGTAAGGGCTTGCCTGCGGCTTTCAGTGTCCTCACGAGGTGGCAGAGCAAAAGGTAGGAACTCCCTGGAGCACTTTTAACGTGGGTACTGACCCCACCCCGGGGGGATAGCTGCCTACGGCATAATGTCCTGAAGAACACAGTCACACCATAGCATGCATCCCTAATCTGCAGATTAGacaagttaatttttatttgaaaggcatggccCTGcgacgtagcgggtaaaaccactgcctgccagagtgccagcatccttatggatgctggttccagtcccggctgctccacttccgatgcagctctgctgtggcctgggaaagcagaagaagatggcacaagtccttgggaccctgcacccgcatgggagacctggaagaagctcctggctctggattggcacagctcctccggtcattgcggccagttggggactgaaccagcagatggaagacctctctgcctctcctctgtgtaactctttcaaataaataaataaatccttttaaaagacATggtgacaaagagatcttccatctgctggtaacgCCCCAGATGGCACAGCAGCTAtgctgagccaggcaggagccaggaaccagttcTACCgggttctcccacttgggtggtagggaccctgctgcctccagtgtgtgcactggcaggaagctggatggaagcctgagcagccaggcctcgagtcaggcactctgataaggggagCAGCTGTTCCAAGCactgaatgcctgcccctataTATCTTTTGATGAATAACTAGCTTGATGTCAAAAAAGACAAGATATGAAATATaatcattttcaatttttcaaaaaaaaaaattttttttccaaggggtcagcattgtggcacagcaagttggtCGCcccctgtgacatcagcatcccatgtcagtgccagttggagtctggGTTgcctgcttccaatgcagcttatTGTAGGAAGCTTATATGTAGGAGGTTAGAgattagcctgtgtgtgtgaggggcatGGGGGGAACCAACCTTTGTTCCAAAAAGAAGGCAACAGCCTCTGCAGGTGGTCTCAGCCCTCCCCCAAGGAGGGCTCCCAGCACAGTCCTCTCTCCTCAGCACAGACGGGCTACCTGGCCTGTAACACGGAGCAGCACACAGTCCTCTCTCCTCAGCACAGACTGGCTACCTGGCCTGTAACACGGAGCAGCACAACCTTCACAGCCTCCTCCAAGGCAGGGGTCTCGGGGATCTGCCAGGGCCAGGTGGGCTCCCCCGTCTCATAGCACCGAGCAGTAAACCCTTGGGAGGAATTTTCCCTAATTTACGCTAAGCACACCCTTTGTCCTGGAGTCCCTTATAAATCCCAGTCTGAACAATGCTGCACGCTGAGCCACCTGGCAGGCCAGATatattctctccatttaaccaGGTAACCCTGTTCTCCCCaagtccgagtgactgggcatTCTCTTGGATTCTGTCCCATGCCCTATCCCAATAAACCTTGCTACCGTGTtttcactgaaaaagaaacaaaccgCATCCTCCCTTCTGCCCTGGTCAGCCCCCATCTTCCTGTGCAGAAGGCACCTTGACCGGCTGTCTGGCCCGCACCTTTGCTGCTCATGGCTTCTACCACAGCCGTCCAGGACCTGCAGAGCAACGGGTGACGCCCTCATTGCTTCAAACACTCCTCCAACCCTGCATGCAACTCAAGTCCTGCCTTACAGGAGACTCTCCATAAGGCCCCCATCTTGCGCCTATTCTGACCCCCTGAAGTGACTACAGGTTTTGTTAGATGCAGTCCTTGCTTGTCCCCACGGCAAAgatctccccttcccccacctcctgaTCTACCTGTGCCATCAGGTGTCATCCCACGAATACTGCCTGCTGTTAAGTAGCTGCTTCCGTACCACCAAGTACAAGCAGGCTCAGCAGAGTTCACGGGAAGTGAaactcagtttattttggtgcaaatccACGCACGGGCAGGGTATCGAATTTCATGAAAACGCACATTGTCAAGAAACTCCTCCTGGACTCTGAAAGTTTCCGTACCAAAACACTCATTCAGAAGTATTCTTACATATTTTGTTGAGTTACTGCATGAGAGAACTGTTTGCTATTCTTATACTCATTTCTGTTATACATCCTAACCCAACCAAGCTTTTCCTCTCTGGATAGATTTTCAGAGGATGAGAGAGACACCTTTAATTCTGAAGGTCCTTAATTAGGCTGAACAAGGAAACACTCGGTGGTTCTTTTGTTCGGTTACGTGACCCAGAACATCAGCTTTACCTTCCAACATACTGCTTCTCTATCGAAAACTAACAGTGAGGTGAACCAGGACCACAAACTATCATGAATGCGCTGCCTATCAATTAGCTGAATTCTCCATAATACTGTGTTATGATACTGCACTGTATTAATACAGAAGCCCTTAGAGTTACATATCACGtttgaaggaaaaggaaagtGTACACAGCATATGTTCACAGGAAGTACTTTTTATTGGTCTACTCTCTGTACCACGGATGGGAGCAGTATACTGAATCTGTTAGACTTCGCATTTCTTCATTTAACACACTTCACAGGAATTCACGGGCAGCATCAGGTCCGCCAGACAGCTACGGTTCCGACTGTTAGAACAGTCTCTTTTCCAgagctggagcccctgcacccgatCTACCACATTGCTCGCTGCACCCCAGAGAGCTGCCCGTGGTCGGCTAAGTGACGGAAGACGATGCGACTGAGCCTCCAGCGCCGCTTCACACCACGTGGCCGGGACGTCATCACACAGCGGTTTCTGATCCTAACGGGACAGCTATCCCGGGGAAGGGCAGCAATTTCTTCATCAGCCACTGCCTAAGGGAAGTCACAACGTTACTGTGCAGATCACACACATTCATTTTAGATGCTTGGAGGAAGACAAGAAGGGCAAGACTAATAAAGCCAGCAGTTAGCCAAGAACTCTGGATACAGTAGTAACCTTGACTCTCTTAGTAGAAATAGACTAGAAAGCTGCCAGATACCTTTTGACATCCTCCCAATATGAATTTTTGAAACTTAATACGCAGACAAAACAATTCACAAACTATAAGTATAAAATTCAGTAAAGTTTTACAAACAGAACACACTTGTATACCCAGCTCTCGATTATGAAACAGAACACTAACAGCACCCCAGGCCCTATTAGTACCCTGACAGCTATCTCGATGACTAATACAACAGGTAAGGTTTCCCTGCTGTGAATTATCTAGAAATGTAACCAGCCATTATGCATGTTGACCCATTTCTGTTTGGCTTCCACTCAACAGCATGCTGTGAGACTCACGCATATTGTTACATGTTACAgaggagctgagaatcaaaccacACCTCCAGTACGGGGCTATGGGATGGGGAAGCCCAAGCAGCaccctaaccactgcaccagacacCTGACCCTCCTGAGGATTTTCCGGTCATGAACGTTCAGCACCTCCGGGCTGATGACCGACTGGAGGGAATGTGACTCGAGAGGAGAccggaaggagggaggggagcacCGTACAGATCCCGAAGTCCATGGTGAACACCCCCGAATGCTGCAGGAGGAAACCGACGAGATAAGACTCACATTAATGAACTACCTGCAAGGTTTTCAAGATGGTGGAATGTTACTGCTCTAGGCTGGGGGAAGATGGCtgaaaaaaaaaggccaaagtGCAATCTCAAggaagagtcagggagaaaatggcagcAGAAAcgccacacaaattagagggacaccaCAGATcaacatggagggtgtggatgcccaCACTAAGGACCCAGGAGCCGAGAACCTCCGCACCAGCTCTGCTGTGAGgcgagaccagactgcaacagcccaggccaCCTACAACaaagctacaggaagagcctggtgCGAGTCTGGCTTGGAGTCCTGTAGGGGGCAGTATACCTGCTGacctagaggggaaaaaagggcacgtttctctctccccgacCACCCAACACAGCATCCTGTAACTGCTGATTAGAGGGCGGACGCCATTTTGGATACACCTAAGAGCTCACCAGTTTGTGTCCacgcacccagcaaccagccaagggGAGAAGCCAGAGTGTGGCGGG contains:
- the MRPS14 gene encoding small ribosomal subunit protein uS14m isoform X2; the protein is MVPLSASGQIRGYYVDWKMLRDVKRRKLAYEYADERLRINSLRKNTILPKDLQAVADEEIAALPRDSCPVRIRNRCVMTSRPRGVKRRWRLSRIVFRHLADHGQLSGVQRAMW